The Toxorhynchites rutilus septentrionalis strain SRP chromosome 3, ASM2978413v1, whole genome shotgun sequence genome includes a region encoding these proteins:
- the LOC129780569 gene encoding myotubularin-related protein 13 gives MSRLADYFVIVGYDHEKERTGIRNGKILQRFPEKDWSDTPFIDGIEWFCQPQGWALSTARQEPQFFVSVLTDIDANRHYCACLCFNETIAITPSKPIDEEEEDDNLSTTSKALLAANSGPPSITHHSIMYAPKCLVIVSRLDYIETFRNCLGTIYTVYLESLKYHLHHLIGSILGCIQVPPPGGPQVRFSIGAGDKQVLQPPLSHTLPVTGSCVSLLFHQLGIKNVMLLFCAVMTEHKILFHSTSYSRLTDSCRALTALMYPFRYSHVYIPILPASLVEVLSTPTPFIMGIHSAMQSEVTEVLDVIIADLDGGSIHIPESLVPPVAKLPRALWEATESALRLVLHPELALADMAFPPNNNNNINNGYGYREPKNDATMLDKEIRAVFMRLFAQLLQGYRSCLTLIRMNPKPIIQFHRAGFLGARDLVDCDFLSRVLDSMFFTGFVTERGPPWRPCDAWDELYSSMNDLLKQETQDPGMVLIHIQDLAKQLFTNENPNPQPYQQKILRPPEGAFARIHQPPMPLIDSQEVQKVINDGLAANDLQARLQTIRPTPRIVPMGPYLKPVPELRPVVNNSVRKLEVLKTCISCIFENKITEARKSFPAVLRILKQRDARMTLCRELARIAHGNKQLDHQQFDLVVKLMNRALQDDSSKDEYGVAAALLPLSTTFCRKLCTGVIQFAYTCIQDHPVWKNQQFWEDAFYHDVQNFIKELYLPRHHNHDKPYSSWSTDNNGLTHSASRDKLDRSTLLSRAQEPSALEIAADQMRTWLSIDGEKQNELISSEEKTLYSQAIHYANRMVFLLIPQDVNSGGRVQRLESHPEDDGSVSNSVIESHSHSDHSDEGFEDNDPGEVGTQVAKMVCKFIDRVCNEGNVTAEHLRNLHQMVPGVIQMHIETLESVNREAKRIPPIQKPKLQYPSLLLGEEIIGDPMRVYLLADGREEKEVGNSNLLPAEGALFLTNYRIVFKGWPCDPYCCEQSIVRAFPISSLTKEKRLTVIYLQHLEQVLQEGMQLRSCTFQLIKVAFDEEVIQEAIEAFRKMIHKVRHPEDEFGHFAFATTHGIANPTPLHKAKGKNATLKNFAKKTLLRTAKKAGFKPKGATKQKYILPGADFEETYGSSATGINENPEDEDGSDEGADTMPRVTVKDVERLKERSYVKDWFRVGLGDIQTGYRISSINCNYSLCRTYPAMMVCPKDVSDDALRNLSRCYKHHRIPVATWRHKNGATLLRGAVPLAKGVMGMLKGHPGSSNTSADSASFQEQDRYFVSVIKTTPHTRPIRHTWGLSDSNISLDSLALAASNLMTRSDISTLTPDISRKNNVGLYSMNNSSFSSFGALRSNSKPNKWGSLKPNNHNSAATLRDIHSWDQSHQYTFQRVPLYFLGEKSQSKSAKLSEMYAEFIPVDYTDVRHSRTAFKKLMRACLPSCTTTEPDQTFSKLVEQSDWLQQIRGLLQLSGAVVDLMDLQESSVTLALEDGWDVTAQISSLAQLCLDPYYRTIEGFRVLIEKEWLAFGHRFGHRSNLKPNSSSGSPFAPTFLQFLDAVHQIQSQFPLAFEFNEFYLRFLAYHHVSCRFRTFLFDCELERVDFGITAIDDKRGSLNSHHKHVVETLTVSDDDNIYPGGVSGGGGGRGNHASNTQKFGPSLFDYIERQHAKNPIFYNFMYTPDPDRLVLRPQSAISVLEVWSYYLDEELAQGPPYDPELVCSDNLEEDSDYASSGSLANKHPRRKVVSVGYDSLAKFDADAFSRLLEELKNAEAERGLLPQKWRQVWDKLELPHSDSLARHASFSSALVRSHGRLLHKRSTLEIIMRGRQVGYHQENFLHPHRFEKHAYSAPINCNHCGNVLWGPLLNGLRCVDCGNTYHEKCAESVPKNCTKYKAVEGNQQTLARNQGDNNSVSSSVNTANTTSQHYYEQYSSNVADDRTHEGYLYKRGAILKNWKQRWFVLDSHKHQLRYYDAMEDCNCKGYIELAEVQSVAQAPPQAAPVPSKKIDEKAFFDLKTSRRTYNFYAVDAASAQEWIEKIQACLQ, from the exons GAACCGGCATCAGAAACGGTAAAATCCTCCAGCGTTTCCCAGAAAAAGATTGGTCCGATACACCCTTCATCGATGGCATCGAATGG TTCTGTCAACCCCAGGGCTGGGCGTTATCAACCGCTCGCCAGGAGCCGCAGTTTTTCGTATCCGTCCTGACGGATATCGACGCGAACAGACATTACTGCGCGTGTCTGTGCTTCAACGAAACCATCGCAATCACTCCGAGCAAACCCATCGACGAGGAGGAAGAGGATGATAACCTTTCCACCACCAGCAAGGCTCTGCTGGCGGCGAACAGTGGTCCCCCATCAATCACCCATCACAGCATCATGTACGCCCCCAAGTGTTTGGTGATAGTGTCCCGATTGGATTACATCGAAACGTTCCGGAATTGCCTCGGGACCATCTATACGGTGTATCTGGAAAGCTTAAAATACCACCTGCATCATCTCATCGGCAGTATACTGGGCTGCATCCAAGTTCCTCCTCCGGGCGGACCGCAGGTTCGCTTCTCCATAGGAGCCGGCGATAAGCAAGTGCTGCAACCCCCACTCTCTCACACACTTCCCGTCACGGGATCCTGCGTAAGCTTGCTTTTCCACCAGCTGGGCATCAAGAATGTGATGCTACTGTTTTGCGCAGTGATGACCGAGCACAAAATACTTTTCCATTCGACGAGTTACTCACGCCTCACCGACAGCTGCCGTGCGCTGACCGCCCTGATGTATCCATTCCGCTACAGCCACGTGTACATTCCTATCCTGCCAGCGTCGCTGGTGGAAGTATTATCCACACCAACGCCTTTCATAATGGGCATCCACAGCGCGATGCAGTCGGAGGTGACCGAAGTGCTCGATGTGATAATTGCCGATCTGGACGGGGGCTCGATTCACATTCCCGAATCGCTGGTGCCACCGGTGGCGAAATTGCCACGGGCCCTCTGGGAGGCCACGGAGAGTGCACTGCGGCTGGTGTTGCATCCGGAGCTAGCGCTGGCCGATATGGCATTTCCCCCcaataacaacaataacatCAATAACGGGTATGGCTATCGAGAGCCGAAGAACGATGCCACAATGTTGGACAAAGAGATTCGGGCTGTGTTTATGAGACTATTCGCACAGTTACTACAGGGTTACCGTTCTTGCCTGACGTTGATTCGAATGAATCCGAAGCCCATAATTCAGTTCCATCGGGCGGGTTTCCTCGGAGCGAGAGACCTGGTGGATTGTGACTTTTTGTCACGAGTGTTGGATAGCATGTTCTTCACCGGCTTCGTGACAGAAAGGGGTCCTCCTTGGAGACCCTGTGACGCGTGGGATGAGCTGTACAGTTCGATGAACGACTTACTCAAACAGGAGACACAAGACCCCGGTATGGTTTTAATACACATCCAGGATTTGGCCAAACAGTTGTTCACCAACGAGAACCCCAACCCACAGCCGTACCAGCAGAAAATTCTCCGACCACCAGAAGGGGCATTCGCGAGGATTCATCAACCCCCAATGCCATTAATCGATAGCCAGGAGGTTCAGAAGGTAATAAACGATGGGCTTGCGGCGAACGATCTCCAAGCCAGGCTCCAAACCATCCGGCCAACACCACGGATCGTCCCAATGGGTCCGTATCTGAAACCAGTTCCGGAACTTCGACCTGTCGTGAACAATAGTGTACGCAAGTTGGAGGTTCTAAAGACCTGTATAAGCTGtatctttgaaaataaaatcaccGAAGCGAGGAAAAGTTTTCCGGCAGTTCTTAGGATACTGAAGCAGCGAGACGCTCGGATGACACTGTGTAGGGAACTGGCAAGGATAGCTCACGGCAATAAACAGTTAGACCATCAGCAATTCGATCTGGTTGTAAAACTTATGAACCGAGCGCTGCAAGATGATTCTTCTAAAGACGAATACGGCGTTGCAGCAGCATTGCTCCCACTGTCTACTACATTCTGTCGGAAGCTTTGCACCGGGGTGATTCAGTTTGCTTACACTTGCATACAGGATCACCCTGTCTGGAAGAACCAGCAATTCTGGGAGGATGCTTTCTACCACGACGTGCAGAATTTCATCAAAGAACTCTATCTGCCTCGACACCACAATCATGACAAACCATACAGCAGCTGGTCCACCGACAACAACGGGTTGACCCATTCGGCGTCTCGAGACAAACTGGACCGTTCGACGTTACTTTCGAGAGCGCAGGAACCTTCTGCGCTGGAGATTGCCGCCGATCAGATGAGAACCTGGCTCTCGATAGACGGCGAAAAGCAGAATGAATTGATCAGTTCCGAAGAGAAAACGCTTTACAGCCAAGCGATTCACTATGCAAATCGGATGGTTTTCCTGCTGATTCCCCAGGACGTCAATAGCGGGGGACGTGTTCAGAGGCTCGAATCACACCCGGAGGACGATGGGAGTGTCTCGAATAGCGTGATTGAATCGCACAGTCATAGCGATCACAGTGACGAAGGGTTTGAGGATAATGATCCCGGAGAGGTCGGGACACAGGTAGCGAAAATGGTGTGTAAGTTTATCGACCGCGTGTGCAATGAGGGAAATGTTACCGCCGAGCATCTGAGAAACCTCCACCAAATGGTTCCGGGTGTGATACAGATGCACATCGAAACGCTGGAATCGGTTAATCGAGAAGCGAAACGGATCCCTCCCATTCAGAAACCCAAGCTGCAGTATCCTTCATTGCTGCTGGGAGAGGAAATCATCGGAGACCCTATGCGAGTGTATCTTCTGGCAGATGGCCGCGAAGAGAAGGAAGTTGGAAACTCGAATTTGTTACCGGCGGAGGGTGCACTGTTCCTTACCAATTACCGCATCGTGTTCAAAGGGTGGCCCTGCGATCCGTACTGCTGCGAGCAGAGCATCGTGCGGGCCTTCCCAATTTCATCGCTTACCAAAGAGAAACGGCTCACGGTAATTTATCTGCAACATCTGGAGCAGGTCCTGCAAGAGGGGATGCAACTTCGGTCGTGTACATTCCAACTGATCAAGGTTGCCTTCGACGAAGAAGTGATTCAGGAAGCGATTGAGGCTTTCCGCAAGATGATTCACAAGGTGCGACATCCGGAGGATGAGTTTGGTCATTTCGCCTTCGCTACGACTCACGGAATCGCGAATCCTACGCCACTGCACAAGGCGAAGGGAAAGAATGCTACTTTGAAGAATTTTGCTAAGAAAACACTGCTTCGGACTGCGAAGAAAGCCGGTTTCAAGCCGAAAGGTGCGACCAAGCAAAAATACATTCTTCCTGGAGCTGATTTCGAGGAGACCTACGGCAGCAGCGCAACCGGAATCAACGAAAACCCGGAGGACGAAGATGGTTCGGACGAGGGTGCGGATACCATGCCACGAGTGACGGTCAAAGATGTGGAGCGACTGAAGGAAAGGAGTTACGTTAAGGATTGGTTTAGAGTAGGGCTGGGCGACATCCAGACAGGTTACCGGATAAGTTCAATTAATTGTAACTATAGTTTATGCAGAACATACCCCGCAATGATGGTCTGTCCGAAGGACGTTAGCGACGATGCTCTAAGGAATCTCTCTCGCTGTTACAAACACCATCGGATACCAGTGGCAACATGGAGGCATAAAAATGGAGCCACACTTTTGAGGGGTGCTGTTCCGCTAGCGAAAGGTGTCATGGGGATGCTCAAAGGTCATCCCGGATCGTCGAATACTTCAGCAGACTCTGCCAGCTTCCAGGAACAGGACCGCTACTTTGTGTCGGTTATCAAGACCACACCTCACACTCGCCCTATCCGACATACCTGGGGTCTATCGGACTCGAACATCTCTCTGGATTCGTTGGCTTTGGCCGCTAGCAACCTAATGACCCGTTCAGACATATCGACCCTAACCCCCGACATTAGTCGTAAAAACAATGTTGGCCTGTACTCAATGAACAATTCATCTTTCTCAAGCTTCGGAGCGCTTCGTTCGAATTCCAAACCCAACAAGTGGGGCTCTCTGAAACCCAACAACCACAACAGCGCGGCTACACTCCGTGACATCCACAGCTGGGATCAATCCCATCAGTATACCTTCCAACGTGTGCCATTATACTTCCTCGGCGAAAAGTCTCAATCGAAGTCAGCCAAGCTGTCGGAAATGTACGCCGAATTCATTCCCGTAGACTACACCGATGTTCGACACTCGCGGACGGCCTTCAAGAAACTGATGCGAGCATGTCTGCCATCGTGCACCACCACCGAACCCGACCAGACCTTCTCCAAGCTGGTCGAACAATCCGATTGGCTACAACAGATCCGTGGCCTACTACAACTCTCTGGCGCCGTGGTAGATCTCATGGATCTTCAAGAGTCTAGTGTCACACTCGCCCTTGAAGATGGCTGGGACGTCACCGCTCAAATATCATCCCTCGCTCAGCTGTGTCTCGACCCGTACTACCGGACGATCGAAGGCTTCCGCGTACTCATCGAGAAAGAATGGCTCGCATTCGGTCACCGTTTTGGACACCGCAGCAATCTCAAACCGAACAGCAGTTCGGGGTCACCGTTCGCTCCCACCTTCCTTCAGTTTCTAGATGCAGTGCACCAGATTCAGTCTCAATTTCCACTCGCATTCGAGTTCAACGAGTTCTACCTGCGTTTCCTCGCTTACCATCACGTGAGCTGCCGCTTCCGTACCTTCCTGTTCGATTGTGAACTCGAACGGGTTGACTTTGGTATTACCGCGATCGATGATAAACGGGGTTCGCTTAATTCGCACCACAAGCACGTTGTGGAAACCCTGACGGTGTCCGACGATGACAACATCTACCCGGGAGGGGTTAGTGGTGGCGGTGGTGGACGCGGAAATCACGCCTCCAACACACAAAAGTTCGGACCTTCGCTGTTTGACTACATCGAACGGCAGCACGCCAAAAATCCCATCTTCTACAATTTCATGTACACCCCAGATCCGGATCGACTGGTGCTACGGCCTCAGAGTGCCATATCCGTGCTGGAGGTATGGTCGTACTACCTAGATGAAGAGCTAGCTCAGGGACCTCCGTACGACCCGGAGCTGGTCTGCAGTGATAACTTGGAGGAGGATAGTGATTACGCCAGCAGTGGTAGTCTAGCCAACAAGCATCCCAGGAGGAAGGTCGTATCGGTAGGGTACGACAGTTTGGCGAAGTTTGATGCGGATGCGTTTTCGCGACTGCTAGAGGAGCTTAAGAATGCAGAGGCGGAACGGGGTTTGCTGCCGCAGAAATGGCGCCAAGTGTGGGACAAGCTGGAGCTACCTCATTCGGACTCGCTAGCGCGACACGCATCGTTCAGCAGTGCTTTGGTGCGGTCACATGGCCGATTATTGCACAAAAG GTCCACCTTGGAGATTATTATGCGTGGTCGCCAGGTTGGTTATCACCAGGAGAACTTCCTGCATCCTCACCGGTTCGAGAAGCATGCGTACTCGGCACCAATCAATTGTAACCACTGTGGAAATGTCCTGTGGGGTCCGCTACTCAACGGCCTGCG ATGCGTTGACTGCGGTAACACGTACCACGAAAAGTGCGCCGAATCGGTGCCGAAGAATTGTACCAAGTACAAGGCGGTTGAGGGAAACCAGCAAACGCTGGCACGCAACCAGGGCGACAACAATAGCGTTTCATCCAGTGTGAATACGGCCAACACTACGAGCCAGCATTACTACGAGCAGTACAGCAGTAATGTTGCCGACGATAGAACACATGAAGG CTACCTATACAAACGGGGTGCAATATTGAAAAACTGGAAGCAGAGATGGTTCGTGCTGGATTCACACAAGCACCAGCTGAGGTATTACGACGCAATGGAGGACTGCAACTGCAAGGGATATATTG AACTTGCTGAGGTACAGTCAGTGGCACAAGCACCACCCCAGGCTGCACCGGTGCCCTCGAAGAAAATTGACGAGAAGGCCTTCTTTGAT